One window of the Polycladomyces subterraneus genome contains the following:
- a CDS encoding ABC transporter substrate-binding protein, translating to MKRIVSICPSNTEILCLLGLEDRLVGVDDYSDWPESIKHLPRLGPDLDIDMEKVRSLQPDWVLASLSVPGMEKNVERLRQAGIPYLVLYPKSIKDIPRDIRIVGSACGVEEAAERTATIFEERIRQIRERVPKDQPRPRLYWEWWPKPVFTPGRRNWLTDVSEIVGGINIFGDVDRESVQTDWEVVAAREPDYTLIVWTGVRTDRIRKQLITSRPAFRGKQFAREDRVHILDEGWYCRPSPRLLTGIQHLAHILYPDRFGPPDPERPLAPIAVRP from the coding sequence ATGAAGCGCATTGTCTCCATCTGCCCCAGCAATACCGAAATCCTCTGCCTCCTCGGTTTGGAAGACCGCCTCGTCGGCGTGGACGATTATTCCGACTGGCCGGAATCAATCAAGCATCTCCCCCGACTCGGGCCGGATTTGGATATCGACATGGAAAAAGTACGTTCGCTCCAGCCCGATTGGGTGCTCGCTTCCCTCAGTGTCCCTGGGATGGAGAAAAACGTGGAGCGCCTTCGACAAGCCGGTATCCCCTATTTGGTTCTTTACCCGAAATCGATCAAAGATATTCCCCGAGATATCCGAATCGTGGGATCCGCCTGTGGAGTGGAGGAAGCGGCAGAGCGCACAGCAACGATCTTCGAGGAACGAATCCGGCAAATCCGGGAGCGGGTCCCGAAGGATCAACCTCGACCGCGCCTGTATTGGGAATGGTGGCCCAAACCGGTATTTACGCCGGGCAGACGCAACTGGCTGACCGATGTAAGCGAAATCGTCGGGGGGATCAACATTTTCGGCGACGTCGATCGGGAATCAGTTCAGACCGACTGGGAAGTGGTAGCTGCCCGCGAACCCGACTATACCCTGATCGTATGGACCGGAGTACGAACCGACCGCATCCGCAAACAACTCATTACAAGCCGACCGGCATTCAGGGGAAAACAGTTTGCACGGGAAGACCGCGTGCACATATTAGATGAGGGCTGGTACTGCCGCCCCTCCCCGAGATTGCTGACCGGCATCCAACACT